A stretch of the Acidobacteriota bacterium genome encodes the following:
- a CDS encoding TetR/AcrR family transcriptional regulator — MPRNKTLRQQRTPSFDAKLLTLLSVAARVFAAEGYDKTSMRRIAAEAGMSLAGIYHYCASKQELLYDIQFHAFDSLLRGLRECAENVADPRERLRAAVGSHVRHFGDNMDALKVCARELQALEGKAYRDVHGLRRAYFDAMHDIVKQLRPRTRSRRHSWLATANLFGMINWFYQWYDAGQASAGLDQLADHQVALFLDGYAAPTRRAKRGHA; from the coding sequence ATGCCACGTAACAAGACACTGAGACAGCAACGGACCCCGAGCTTCGACGCCAAGCTGCTCACCCTCCTGAGCGTGGCGGCGCGGGTGTTTGCCGCAGAAGGCTACGACAAGACGTCCATGCGGCGGATCGCCGCGGAAGCCGGAATGAGCCTGGCCGGCATCTATCACTACTGCGCCAGCAAGCAGGAACTCCTCTACGACATCCAGTTCCACGCCTTCGACTCGTTGCTCCGCGGCCTCCGTGAATGCGCCGAGAACGTCGCCGACCCGCGCGAGCGCCTGAGGGCGGCGGTCGGCAGCCACGTCCGTCATTTCGGCGACAACATGGATGCGCTCAAGGTGTGCGCCCGCGAACTGCAGGCGCTCGAGGGCAAGGCTTACCGCGACGTCCACGGATTGCGCCGCGCCTACTTCGACGCCATGCACGACATCGTCAAGCAGCTTCGGCCGAGGACCAGGTCCCGCCGTCACTCCTGGCTCGCCACGGCCAACCTGTTCGGGATGATCAACTGGTTCTACCAATGGTACGACGCCGGGCAAGCCAGCGCGGGCCTCGACCAGCTTGCTGACCACCAGGTGGCGCTCTTTCTTGACGGGTACGCCGCTCCCACGCGCCGGGCCAAGCGAGGACACGCATGA